In Thunnus thynnus chromosome 4, fThuThy2.1, whole genome shotgun sequence, the DNA window cttttagtttttgtttctTGCCAAACTGTGTTTAGAGAATCAGAGAAAGAGTGGGGAAGAAAATCAGTGAGATGTTAATATTTATCTGCACAGACAACCTTTGTTTGTGTtgaaatcctgctgagacaccAAAGGACACAGATGGAGTGATCTCTCTTATGATTACGGggtggttattattgttgccatgacgactTAGGTGgcctaaatttaaggaagcagtaACTTTTAActcacaccacatgtttctctaaccttaacaaagtgaccattttaacccaaaccatcatctttccctaaacctaaccaagtggtatTTGTGCTtaaacttaaccagaccttaaccacaacaTTGTCAcgtcataaaacatcattattttttacgAGTGAtgtgtaacggttttggaaagcacagacaaatgatgttgtcctgctgattactgccgaTAGGGGCGCACTCCTATGTTGACTCGtcctggagtcacatggtcaaaccacCTATTTGGAGTTTAATCTGGAGGATTAGTTTGTGtggttttaatttagtgatgcgTAAATCTGCACTCTGTAAACACTTAGGTTATAACTGGGCTACGTTTGAACTTAGGTGCTGCAACCGGCTCCTGTTGTATAAGACTGGAATGTTAAGTTTTAATGATGCAGTATGAGGGAGTGAGAACTTTTTTCAACCAATTACTCAGACTTCTGCAATCTACAACAACAAAATTGCTGACATTTTGCCTGACATCATTACATCACTCACTACAGACTAGTACTGTTTACACAATAGTTTGCTCCGGTGGGAACAGGACTATACATGTCATTTCTCTGTGCAGAATCAAGATATAGTTCATGATTCATTACCCCTTTGCCGTCGGTCCAACTACAACAACTTCTAGCTTTTGTTTATATCAATGGGCCACAGGAATGTTGGTCTCAGAAAGTGTGTCCTTATTGTGTTGTATGTTCCTGTTTATAGCATGATCCTTGTCTTATTTGCAGGCCAGAGGAAGCCGTGTTGCAAGTGACATGACACATTACTCCTAACAAACCTGGAAATCACAGATTTGCTGCCGGGACAGAGCGGGTCAAAGatttaattagttatttagtTGAATGCTCCCTAAGATTCTAGCAAAATCCATGAACTTCCTGCTTCATTGTGCTGCTTACTTTGAAGTTGGGAGGACAGGATGCTTGTCTTCATTGTCACAGTTCCAAAGAATCATTACAGTGGACGATAGCTCGGGTCATTTGCGGTAATGACACAGCATATCAAAACAGTCCTCATTTCAACTTTCATTCACAGTGGGGCACAGGACTGCCTCCATATCATTGTCtggattatttttcatttggttATAACAGATGATTTTCCTTGCAAGTTGTAAGGTTTTGATGGTTGTTCTAAAATACCATTCTGAAGGTATTGGCCTGTTACAGTTACAGAGAAATGAGGTGGTTTAACTGTAGATCTCTGTCAGCGTGTTTGTGGTAAGCACACCCTTCCGGAGGCCATGCGTATGACACGTATCTGAACTTCTCACTAAAACGGCAGAATATCATCGCATCTTTGAACATGGAATCAGTGCCAAAATGAAACCAGAAGTACAGAGATTGTTCATGAAGACGGGTACAAAAGGAAAGCTTCAGCTTCCTGGAATTCTTGCAGTTATCTGTGACGTAAACACGAAAGTATCAGAGCATATATTGAAATCAAAACTGCAAATCACTGGACCACAAGTGCAACTGAACTTCAGATCATTTATTCATAAGAGATTTTCCCAATGCTCAGTTACGGTACTTTCCTTTAGAAATTAGTCATCACATATATGATAGTGATCAGTATTTCATAAATGAcaaatggttttgttttgcagtgGGATAGATGTTGTCATACCTACTGGTTACATTGTTTTAATACCACAAGGGACAGTcatacagtagaaacagcagtgtgggatgtttttaccattttttctACATCAGACAGATCACAGATTACATCTGTAATGCTCTGCTtggatttatgtgtttgtttatgagtGTAGTTCTCCatattcattgtttttacacCAGTGGTGGACAGTAGGTCTAACATATTTACTCCAGCACTGCACTCGTGTACAACtatgaggtacttgtactttacttgagtattttcatttcacGCTACTTTAcacttctacttcactacatttcagagaaaaatgTTGTGCTTTTTCCTCCATTATATGTAAATGAGTtgtagttactttgcagattaagactTTATACACAAAATGTATGATCCTCACTGTTTAAGATAGGTTTTTTGGCAGTCAATAGTTCTGGTCCGTATGAGCAAAATGTGTGAACATGCTTGGTTGTAACCCTTCCTTATGTGTTGTTAAAGTGGTCCAACTGACATGTGAGCATCAAAGTGTGGTGGTGCCTCATTCTCCTTAATGGTGGAAGAGACTGTAAAGAATTAACTGAACACTCGCCTGTCTTATGATGCCTTTGTAAACTATTAATAGTCTAgattttgacctttgacccctttGAATTCAGAAAGGTAAGTGTTATGGTTTGACTCCAGTAAAAAGGCTACTTTAAGTGATTGttgttgtacttttttttgttatttattggtTATAACTATTGGTTGTAAACCCATAGTTGCTGGCAGTGACAGTCACATTCAGAATTctaataaatgcattttgtaaGAGACATTTTCCAGAGacacatgtacatatatatgtttatatatatatattcaaaaagCTTGAGTGCAATTATTCACATAAAATAtgccttcatttaaaaaaaaaagagtgcaaTGCATCCATATTTGAAACCAATAACATACTTTGAGTCACATAAATGCAAGTAGCTGTGGCCTGCATGCGACAGTAAGGGTTATGATACAGTGTTTGAAATCAAAATACACAATACGTAGTGTATATACACTGAAAGAGCGTATACACTGAAAGAAAGTATTCTGCATAATGAGCACATTCATTTGTTATACGTAAGTACATTTTGCCATCAATACTTcttttattacagtaaaagttttGATCAAGGTCTTTTACTTGAAGTATTTTATCAGTGTAGTTTTGAATTCTTCCACCACCACTTCAGACTACATATTCCAGTATCCACTTATTAATCCATATGTATTTTCTCTAAACACACTTGAAATATAAGGGTTGTGGAATGGCAACAACACGTATATGGCCTAACAGATAAGTTAAGATAAATGCCACTGTTCCAAATAATTGGAAGATTTATTGTGAGCTAGGCCGACATACTTCATGGAAAATACAAACCATTCACCAAGTATGTCAAATACTTCGCCTGTAACAGTGCAAAGGTAGTGCAGTATATCACAAATCATAACAACAAGCATTGCTAAAGCATCAGCTTTGAAGCACACAACTACAACAATACACAGAAAGTGCAAAATATTAACAGCAGCTTGGTACAAATTACCTGAAGCCATGAATCAGTGCAGCAGATGAAATGATATATCTTCAGTCATGTCAGTCTTTGTTGACTTTTGTATGAATGTTCAGCAGAGATTCAGAGAAAATCCTCAGCAGTACAGTACATGCGATCAGAGCTCTCTGCGCTGACACCTGGGTGATCTGATAACTTATGACACCACCGGACACACTTAGCGGTCACCGGTCATTACAGTACTTTATTTCCGGAAATGTGGAAGTTCTGGTAGTGCATGATATGCAGGGACCCGGTCTCACGGAAGTGTATTTCGGGTGAACAGGTTGTACTCCTTACATTAGTATTTAATCAGATCGGAGTTGACGCAAGTGTCTGTCGGTGAATGCACTTCAATTGGTTTGCGATAAAGTACTGTGCCTGTCAGGCCGGCCAGAGACTTGCGGGTACGCTTACTGAGATCATGAAGCTTCATGAGGAAATCGTCATTTCCAACGATATAAATCAGCGGGTTTATTGCGCTGTTCAGACACGCGAGGCATCTGCCAACCTGATGCGCAATATAGATATTGCGGAAGCCAGCGTGGCAAATCCCGTCTTGTTTCGAAATCCTGGTTTTCAAATTGAGATTTCTAAACACATGGTAGGGGATGAAACAGATGGAGAACAGTATCACCAGAATCACGACCAGTTTCAAACATCGCTGCTTCAGCACTGGGTTAATGTTGGCTTTTGTGGcaagaacaaaaataacatgTCCATAACAGAGCAGAATGATAACCAATGGTATGGCAAACCCTGTGACGCTCCAGCCAATGCTGTAAGGCAAGTAATCTCTGATCCGGTCGTTGGAGGTTGTGTCAAAACACGAG includes these proteins:
- the LOC137182157 gene encoding P2Y purinoceptor 1-like, translated to MSGNITHGANDTDCGTINLNFTHAFLPPVFITVFVVGMISNICGLRSVCTSWKNIGSINIFMLNLGVADLLYLFTLPFLVYYYSSNSHWQFGQPFCKVTRFCFNLNLYGSIGFLTCISIYRYLGIVHPMRVMGKITSRHSLAISILVWLLVIIQIIPDMFFEKNDLNLPYSCFDTTSNDRIRDYLPYSIGWSVTGFAIPLVIILLCYGHVIFVLATKANINPVLKQRCLKLVVILVILFSICFIPYHVFRNLNLKTRISKQDGICHAGFRNIYIAHQVGRCLACLNSAINPLIYIVGNDDFLMKLHDLSKRTRKSLAGLTGTVLYRKPIEVHSPTDTCVNSDLIKY